In Triplophysa rosa linkage group LG7, Trosa_1v2, whole genome shotgun sequence, the following proteins share a genomic window:
- the LOC130557290 gene encoding ankyrin repeat domain-containing protein 50-like has translation MREMTRNSASATLLAEMLWSAVISLFILAGFRKISLDDLRKAYIVKDVQQYILHRLDQEEALRQHLTKETAEMLNQLHIKSSGCFLYLERVLDGVVENFIMLREIRDIPGTLNGLYLWLCQRLFVRKQFAKVQPILNVILSACRPLTVRELYHATWTKNTTLTMEDFQKKMDILSKLFVDGLANTKILFHYSFAEWLLDVKHCTQKYLCNAAEGHRMMAMSYTCRAKQLKPLEVQEFAYHLINSNLQIEPFHLALWMVWNGTPAKDSLSTSIPKEQEVLQLLVKAGAHVSSEDDRSSCIVQQALEREDSIRTLLDNGASLNQTDSSGRTLLANAAYSGNLDVVNLLISRKADMELKDNHGQTALTLAARQGHTKVVNCLIGCDANINHTDHEGWTALRSAAWGGHSEVVSALLYAGARVDCADADSRTALRAAAWGGHEDIVLNLLQHGAEVNKADNEGRTALIAAAYMGHREIVEHLLGHGAEVNHQDVDGRTALSVAALCVPASKGHGAVVSLLIDRGAEVDHCDKDCMTPLLVAAYEGHVDVVDLLLEGGADVDHTDNNGRTPLLAAASMGHASVVNTLLFWGAAVDSIDSEGRTVLSIASAQGNVEVVRTLLDRGLDENHRDDAGWTPLHMAAFEGHRQVCDALIEQGARCLEVDNDGRMPLILAAQEGHYDCLHILLETESSLDQRGYDGRNALRVAALEGHRDIVELLLSHGADIDFKDADGRPTLYILALENQLAMAEYFLENGANVEASDTEGRTALHVSCWQGHLEMVRLLINYHADVNSCDNEKRSALQSAAWQGHVKVVRNLIDNGTVVDHTCNQGATALCIAAQEGHVDVVQILLEHGADPNHADQFGRTAMRVAAKGGHASIIKLLEKYGGTSLNGCNPSPIHTLEQQTPASVSAKVQSLTTKSSSSGSTGAGDRCQSNGPIRAFSSPSESPDSTVDRQKSSLSNNSLKSSKNSSLRTTSSTATAQTVPIDSVHALSFIEQIQQHSLPRSRSRQSIVSPSSTTRSVSTQPGSPTAELDWSHIKPGLRSTNASKNGNGCSNKGTSGEKKKSKNGSQVLEYELTQFDKKLGLSKPVSGIAVKDPQCQILMAKSSSLDCPQSHEQFYIHSHQSCAEKKRNGIMTNPNYHLHGNQVFLGRVSVPRTVPSRGHQDLLDSYPIAETEISLKQALQLQIEGSDCKKETPL, from the exons ATGCGGGAGATGACacgaaacagtgcctccgccACACTCTTAGCAGAGATGCTGTGGAGCG CCGTTATTTCTCTGTTCATTCTGGCAGGTTTTCGAAAGATCAGTCTGGATGACCTGCGGAAGGCCTACATCGTCAAAGACGTGCAGCAGTACATACTGCACCGGCTGGACCAGGAGGAGGCGCTGCGGCAACACCTCACCAAGGAGACGGCGGAGATGCTGAACCAACTTCACATCAAAAGCAGCGGCTGCTTCCTGTACCTTGAGCGCGTTCTGGACGGAGTGGTGGAAAACTTCATCATGCTTCGGGAGATTCGAGACATCCCCGGGACTCTGAACGGACTCTACCTGTGGCTCTGCCAGAGGCTGTTTGTCAGAAAGCAGTTTGCCAAAGTCCAGCCCATCCTCAACGTGATTCTGTCTGCCTGCAGGCCGTTGACCGTCCGAGAGCTCTATCACGCCACCTGGACTAAAAACACGACTCTGACCATGGAGGACTTTCAGAAGAAGATGGACATTCTCTCCAAGCTGTTTGTTGACGGACTGGCCAACACAAAGATCTTGTTTCACTACAGTTTCGCCGAATGGCTCCTGGACGTTAAACACTGTACACAAAAGTACCTTTGCAACGCAGCCGAAGGACATCGAATGATGGCCATGAGTTACACTTGCAGAGCCAAGCAGCTTAAACCGTTAGAGGTGCAGGAGTTTGCCTATCATCTCATCAACTCCAACCTGCAGATCGAGCCCTTTCATCTCGCTCTGTGGATGGTGTGGAACGGCACGCCCGCTAAAGACTCGCTGTCCACCTCCATACCGAAGGAGCAGGAAGTCCTTCAACTGCTGGTCAAAGCGGGTGCTCATGTCAGCAGTGAAGATGATCGGTCTTCATGTATCGTGCAGCAGGCCCTGGAACGCGAAGACTCCATCAGGACTCTGCTGGATAACGGAGCATCCCTCAATCAAACCGACTCCAGCGGGAGAACTCTGTTAGCCAATGCTGCCTACAGTGGAAATCTGGATGTCGTGAACCTCCTCATCTCCAGAAAGGCTGACATGGAGTTGAAGGACAACCACGGACAGACGGCGCTTACTCTTGCTGCGAGACAGGGTCACACCAAGGTAGTCAACTGTCTCATCGGCTGCGACGCTAACATCAACCACACGGACCACGAAGGCTGGACCGCCCTTAGGTCGGCGGCTTGGGGAGGTCACTCGGAGGTGGTGTCCGCGCTCCTGTACGCAGGCGCCAGGGTGGACtgcgcagacgcagacagcagGACAGCTCTGAGAGCGGCCGCTTGGGGAGGTCATGAAGACATCGTCCTCAATCTTCTACAGCACGGAGCTGAAGTCAACAAGGCCGATAATGAAGGACGAACTGCACTGATCGCTGCGGCCTACATGGGTCACAGAGAAATCGTGGAGCATCTCCTGGGTCACGGGGCCGAGGTGAACCACCAGGACGTGGACGGCAGAACCGCACTGTCTGTAGCCGCTCTCTGCGTGCCTGCCAGCAAGGGTCACGGCGCTGTCGTGAGTTTACTGATCGACCGCGGAGCCGAGGTGGACCACTGCGACAAAGACTGCATGACGCCGCTGCTGGTGGCTGCCTACGAAGGCCACGTGGACGTTGTGGATCTGCTTCTAGAAGGAGGAGCGGATGTGGATCACACTGATAACAACGGGAGAACTCCTCTGCTCGCCGCAGCGTCCATGGGACACGCTTCTGTTGTCAACACGCTGCTTTTCTGGGGCGCGGCAGTGGACAGTATTGACAGTGAAGGCAGGACCGTCCTGAGCATTGCATCTGCACAGGGGAACGTGGAGGTGGTGAGAACTCTGCTGGACAGAGGACTGGATGAGAACCATCGAGATGATGCGGGCTGGACGCCGTTACACATGGCAGCTTTTGAGGGACACAGACAAGTGTGTGATGCACTCATCGAACAAGGCGCCCGCTGCTTGGAGGTTGACAATGACGGACGCATGCCTTTGATTCTAGCTGCTCAAGAGGGTCATTATGACTGCCTGCACATCCTGCTGGAGACCGAGTCATCTCTAGACCAGCGAGGGTACGATGGGCGAAACGCTCTCAGAGTTGCAGCGCTGGAGGGACACAGGGATATCGTGGAGTTGTTGCTGAGTCACGGGGCTGATATTGACTTCAAGGACGCGGACGGCCGTCCGACTCTTTACATCCTGGCACTGGAGAATCAGCTGGCCATGGCAGAGTACTTTCTAGAAAATGGAGCCAACGTTGAGGCCAGTGACACAGAAGGAAGGACAGCGCTGCATGTGTCATGTTGGCAGGGACACCTAGAGATGGTCAGACTGTTGATCAACTATCATGCAGACGTGAACTCGTGTGATAATGAAAAGAGATCTGCTCTCCAGTCTGCAGCCTGGCAGGGTCACGTGAAAGTTGTTCGGAATTTGATTGACAATGGCACTGTCGTAGACCACACGTGTAACCAGGGTGCCACCGCTCTCTGCATCGCTGCTCAGGAGGGACACGTCGATGTGGTTCAGATTCTTCTAGAACACGGTGCAGATCCCAATCACGCCGATCAGTTCGGCCGAACAGCCATGAGAGTGGCGGCCAAAGGCGGTCACGCGTCCATCATTAAACTCTTGGAGAAATACGGTGGCACAAGTCTGAACGGCTGCAACCCGTCTCCCATACACACGCTTGAGCAACAAACACCGGCGTCAGTTAGTGCCAAAGTTCAGTCTCTGACTACAAAGTCCAGCAGCTCTGGAAGCACGGGAGCTGGAGACCGCTGCCAATCCAATGGACCCATCCGTGCCTTCAGCTCTCCGTCAGAGTCACCGGACTCAACGGTGGACAGACAGAAGTCCTCTCTCTCCAACAACTCCCTCAAAAGTTCAAAGAACTCTTCACTGAGGACCACTTCATCCACTGCCACAGCCCAGACCGTTCCCATCGACAGCGTCCACGCTCTTTCCTTCATTGAGCAGATCCAACAGCATTCGCTGCCTCGCAGTCGCAGTCGTCAGTCCATCGTTTCTCCGTCTTCCACCACCAGGTCTGTCAGCACTCAGCCGGGCTCTCCCACCGCAGAGTTGGATTGGAGCCACATAAAACCAGGTCTCAGGTCCACTAACGCCTCTAAGAACGGCAACGGCTGCTCAAACAAAGGAACGTCTGGTGAGAAGAAAAAGTCCAAGAACGGCTCACAGGTCCTGGAGTACGAGCTGACTCAGTTTGATAAGAAACTCGGCCTCAGTAAGCCGGTGTCCGGCATCGCAGTGAAAGATCCACAGTGTCAGATTTTAATGGCTAAGTCCAGTTCTCTGGACTGTCCTCAATCGCACGAGCAGTTTTACATTCACTCACATCAGAGTTGTGCTGAGAAAAAGAGGAACGGCATTATGACCAATCCCAACTATCATCTGCATGGAAACCAGGTGTTTCTGGGGAGGGTTTCGGTCCCCAGAACTGTTCCCAGCAGAGGACATCAGGACCTCTTAGACAGTTATCCAATAGCAGAGACTGAAATAAGCTTGAAACAAGCCCTACAGCTGCAGATTGAAGGATCGGACTGTAAAAAAGAGACGCCGTTATAA